A stretch of the Lactuca sativa cultivar Salinas chromosome 9, Lsat_Salinas_v11, whole genome shotgun sequence genome encodes the following:
- the LOC111901690 gene encoding uncharacterized protein LOC111901690: MAFQIHSSHPQILFKIPSFSQIPTKLLPITMSSISISTLIPEQTPKPDVYNVKFKSLEACKLGISRYPDFEYNAQGGKGSGVGKKMVGVDFNGETSVDFDVKSLYIPPLTSLTTKFLGLPLPPFLKIEIVPEIFRGIINIESGKVDLKFKAKFWFSIGSIYKAPPLLVETLLTSEESKGSLRSGNGDRLDEQGKCKLVGVATVEQIDDFLMNSFLDLPTECLAILNATIIFSED, translated from the exons ATGGCTTTCCAAATTCACTCTTCACACCCTCAAATCCTATTCAAAATCCCATCATTTTCCCAAATCCCAACAAAGCTTCTACCTATAACTATGTCATCCATCTCCATATCAACTCTAATCCCAGAACAAACCCCAAAACCAGATGTATACAATGTCAAATTCAAGAGTTTAGAAGCTTGCAAACTTGGTATATCAAGATACCCGGATTTTGAATATAATGCTCAAGGAGGAAAGGGTAGTGGGGTGGGAAAAAAGATGGTGGGAGTTGACTTTAATGGCGAAACATCGGTTGACTTTGATGTAAAAAGTCTTTACATTCCGCCATTAACAAGTTTAACTACCAAGTTTCTTGGCTTGCCTTTGCCACCTTTCTTGAAAATTGAAATCGTTCCTGAGATCTTTAGAGGGATCATCAACATAGAATCTGGCAAG GTTGATCTTAAGTTCAAGGCAAAATTCTGGTTTTCAATTGGAAGTATTTATAAAGCTCCACCATTGTTGGTGGAGACATTATTAACCTCTGAAGAATCAAAAGGAAGTTTAAGGAGTGGAAATGGAGATCGACTTGATGAACAAGGGAAATGCAAGCTAGTTGGAGTTGCAACTGTTGAACAGATTGATGATTTTTTAATGAATTCTTTTCTTGATCTTCCTACCGAATGTCTTGCTATCTTAAATGCAACTATCATCTTCTCTGAGGATTAA
- the LOC111901689 gene encoding ABC transporter B family member 28 isoform X2, producing MTSLSLLLPLHPPLHNHRRQLLFLRGQRRPTSSLPPLRQQQLRLTSTRNKSSLITAAGYITGPASDAIVAAEDPKVEESDSSPEPVQRFNAISLGLLLRLLSRHKLRVAASIVSLVCCTTCTLSMPILSGRFFEVLIGARSEPLWQLLSKVGVLYTLEPIFTVIFVVNMNTIWEKVMSSLRAQIFGSVLIHKVEFFDRYKVGELTALLTSDLGSFKNIVSENISRDRGFRALTEVVGTMCLLFVLAPQLAPILGVLMLAVSTLVAVYKRSTVKVFKAYGLTQASIADCITETFSAIRTVRSFGGEKRQMSMFGNQVLSYQSSGIKLGVFKSINESITRVAVYVSLMALYILGGNKVKAGEMSVGTVASFIGYTFTLTFAVQGLVNTIGDLRGAFAATERINSILSSSEIDQALAYGLQKDIIQEKEGINNNLNMFLLNDQNDKRGSQNTRYMSSLTSGNSVRVLAQSGDICLEDVHFSYPLRPDVEVLNGLDLTLKCGSVTALVGSSGAGKSTIVQLLARFYEPTQGRISVGGEDLRTFDKSEWARVVSIVNQEPVLFSVSVGENIAYGLPDENVSRDDVIAAAKAANAHDFIISLPEGYDTLVGERGGLLSGGQRQRVAIARALLKNAPILILDEATSALDTVSERLVQDALNQLMKGRTTLVIAHRLSTVQNADQIALCSQGKIAELGTHSELLAKKGDYASLVCSQRLAFE from the exons ATGACATCTCTCTCCCTCCTCCTCCCTCTCCACCCCCCACTTCACAACCACCGTCGGCAACTCCTTTTCCTCCGTGGACAACGCCGACCTACCTCTTCGTTGCCGCCACTCCGTCAGCAACAACTTCGTCTAACTTCCACTCGCAATAAATCCAGCCTTATCACCGCCGCAGGTTACATAACAGGTCCGGCCTCGGATGCAATCGTCGCCGCCGAGGATCCGAAGGTAGAGGAATCCGATTCCAGTCCCGAACCGGTACAACGGTTTAATGCCATAAGTTTGGGCTTGTTGTTGAGGCTTCTGTCCCGCCATAAGCTTAGAGTTGCAGCTTCGATCGTTAGCCTCGTATGCTGTACCACTTGCACTCTTTCAATGCCGATTTTATCCG GGAGGTTTTTTGAGGTACTAATAGGGGCAAGATCGGAGCCTTTATGGCAGCTTCTTAGCAAGGTTGGAGTTCTATATACATTGGAACCGATTTTCACAGTTATATTTGTTGTGAATATGAACACGATTTGGGAGAAGGTTATGTCTAGCTTAAGAGCTCAAATATTTGGCAGCGTTTTGATTCACAAG GTGGAATTCTTTGACAGATACAAG GTTGGCGAACTCACTGCTTTATTGACATCTGATTTGGGTTCTTTTAAGAACATTGTGAGTGAGAACATTTCAAGAGATCGAGGTTTCAGGGCACTAACTGAG gtTGTTGGGACAATGTGCTTACTGTTTGTTCTTGCCCCTCAACTTGCACCAATTTTGGGTGTACTTATGCTTGCAGTATCTACTTTAGTTG CTGTATACAAACGATCAACTGTGAAAGTATTTAAAGCCTATGGGTTGACTCAAGCTTCAATAGCCGATTGTATCACTGAAACCTTTTCTGCCATCCGTACT GTAAGGTCATTCGGAGGAGAAAAACGTCAAATGTCAATGTTTGGCAACCAG GTTCTTTCTTATCAAAGCAGTGGCATCAAGCTTGGAGTGTTTAAATCTATCAATGAATCAATAACTAGAGTTGCAGTGTATGTATCTTTAATGGCTTTGTATATTCTTGGAGGAAACAAAGTGAAAGCG GGTGAGATGTCAGTGGGAACTGTGGCTTCTTTCATTGGATACACTTTCACATTAACATTTGCT GTTCAAGGACTTGTGAACACAATTGGGGATTTAAGGGGAGCTTTTGCAGCTACAGAAAGAATCAACTCTATCTTATCTAGCTCAGAAATCGATCAAGCCTTAGCTTATGGTTTACAAAAAGACATCATACAAGAAAAAGAGggaataaataataatttaaatatgtttttgttaAATGACCAAAATGATAAAAGGGGATCTCAAAACACAAGGTACATGTCATCCTTAACATCAGGAAACAGTGTTCGTGTTCTTGCACAATCTGGTGATATTTGTCTTGAAG ATGTGCATTTTTCTTATCCATTGAGGCCTGATGTGGAAGTACTTAATGGCCTTGATTTGACTTTAAAATGTGGAAGTGTTACTGCTTTAGTGGGGTCCAGTGGTGCTGGAAAGAGTACTATTGTACAGCTATTGGCAAGGTTTTATGAG CCAACTCAAGGCAGGATATCAGTTGGAGGAGAAGATTTAAGAACATTTGATAAAAGTGAATGGGCCCGTGTAGTCTcgatagtcaatcaa GAACCTGTTCTTTTCTCGGTTTCTGTTGGAGAAAACATCGCGTATGGCCTTCCGGATGAAAACGTGTCAAGAGATGATGTCATCGCAGCCGCCAAAGCCGCCAATGCTCATGATTTCATTATCTCACTCCCAGAG GGATATGATACCCTGGTTGGTGAAAGAGGAGGATTGCTAAGCGGGGGTCAAAGACAG AGAGTTGCTATTGCAAGGGCACTCCTGAAAAACGCTCCTATATTGATACTCGATGAG gcaACAAGTGCTTTGGATACAGTGAGTGAGCGATTAGTCCAAGATGCCCTCAACCAATTAATGAAAGGAAGAACAACATTAGTGATTGCTCATAGATTAAGCACAGTACAAAATGCGGACCAAATTGCCCTTTGTTCTCAAGGCAAAATTGCAGAGTTGGGGACTCATTCCGAGTTATTGGCTAAAAAGGGCGATTATGCTTCTCTTGTTTGCTCACAAAGGCTTgcatttgagtga
- the LOC111901689 gene encoding ABC transporter B family member 28 isoform X1, translating to MTSLSLLLPLHPPLHNHRRQLLFLRGQRRPTSSLPPLRQQQLRLTSTRNKSSLITAAGYITGPASDAIVAAEDPKVEESDSSPEPVQRFNAISLGLLLRLLSRHKLRVAASIVSLVCCTTCTLSMPILSGKFFEVLIGARSEPLWQLLSKVGVLYTLEPIFTVIFVVNMNTIWEKVMSSLRAQIFGSVLIHKVEFFDRYKVGELTALLTSDLGSFKNIVSENISRDRGFRALTEVVGTMCLLFVLAPQLAPILGVLMLAVSTLVAVYKRSTVKVFKAYGLTQASIADCITETFSAIRTVRSFGGEKRQMSMFGNQVLSYQSSGIKLGVFKSINESITRVAVYVSLMALYILGGNKVKAGEMSVGTVASFIGYTFTLTFAVQGLVNTIGDLRGAFAATERINSILSSSEIDQALAYGLQKDIIQEKEGINNNLNMFLLNDQNDKRGSQNTRYMSSLTSGNSVRVLAQSGDICLEDVHFSYPLRPDVEVLNGLDLTLKCGSVTALVGSSGAGKSTIVQLLARFYEPTQGRISVGGEDLRTFDKSEWARVVSIVNQEPVLFSVSVGENIAYGLPDENVSRDDVIAAAKAANAHDFIISLPEGYDTLVGERGGLLSGGQRQRVAIARALLKNAPILILDEATSALDTVSERLVQDALNQLMKGRTTLVIAHRLSTVQNADQIALCSQGKIAELGTHSELLAKKGDYASLVCSQRLAFE from the exons ATGACATCTCTCTCCCTCCTCCTCCCTCTCCACCCCCCACTTCACAACCACCGTCGGCAACTCCTTTTCCTCCGTGGACAACGCCGACCTACCTCTTCGTTGCCGCCACTCCGTCAGCAACAACTTCGTCTAACTTCCACTCGCAATAAATCCAGCCTTATCACCGCCGCAGGTTACATAACAGGTCCGGCCTCGGATGCAATCGTCGCCGCCGAGGATCCGAAGGTAGAGGAATCCGATTCCAGTCCCGAACCGGTACAACGGTTTAATGCCATAAGTTTGGGCTTGTTGTTGAGGCTTCTGTCCCGCCATAAGCTTAGAGTTGCAGCTTCGATCGTTAGCCTCGTATGCTGTACCACTTGCACTCTTTCAATGCCGATTTTATCCGGCAA GTTTTTTGAGGTACTAATAGGGGCAAGATCGGAGCCTTTATGGCAGCTTCTTAGCAAGGTTGGAGTTCTATATACATTGGAACCGATTTTCACAGTTATATTTGTTGTGAATATGAACACGATTTGGGAGAAGGTTATGTCTAGCTTAAGAGCTCAAATATTTGGCAGCGTTTTGATTCACAAG GTGGAATTCTTTGACAGATACAAG GTTGGCGAACTCACTGCTTTATTGACATCTGATTTGGGTTCTTTTAAGAACATTGTGAGTGAGAACATTTCAAGAGATCGAGGTTTCAGGGCACTAACTGAG gtTGTTGGGACAATGTGCTTACTGTTTGTTCTTGCCCCTCAACTTGCACCAATTTTGGGTGTACTTATGCTTGCAGTATCTACTTTAGTTG CTGTATACAAACGATCAACTGTGAAAGTATTTAAAGCCTATGGGTTGACTCAAGCTTCAATAGCCGATTGTATCACTGAAACCTTTTCTGCCATCCGTACT GTAAGGTCATTCGGAGGAGAAAAACGTCAAATGTCAATGTTTGGCAACCAG GTTCTTTCTTATCAAAGCAGTGGCATCAAGCTTGGAGTGTTTAAATCTATCAATGAATCAATAACTAGAGTTGCAGTGTATGTATCTTTAATGGCTTTGTATATTCTTGGAGGAAACAAAGTGAAAGCG GGTGAGATGTCAGTGGGAACTGTGGCTTCTTTCATTGGATACACTTTCACATTAACATTTGCT GTTCAAGGACTTGTGAACACAATTGGGGATTTAAGGGGAGCTTTTGCAGCTACAGAAAGAATCAACTCTATCTTATCTAGCTCAGAAATCGATCAAGCCTTAGCTTATGGTTTACAAAAAGACATCATACAAGAAAAAGAGggaataaataataatttaaatatgtttttgttaAATGACCAAAATGATAAAAGGGGATCTCAAAACACAAGGTACATGTCATCCTTAACATCAGGAAACAGTGTTCGTGTTCTTGCACAATCTGGTGATATTTGTCTTGAAG ATGTGCATTTTTCTTATCCATTGAGGCCTGATGTGGAAGTACTTAATGGCCTTGATTTGACTTTAAAATGTGGAAGTGTTACTGCTTTAGTGGGGTCCAGTGGTGCTGGAAAGAGTACTATTGTACAGCTATTGGCAAGGTTTTATGAG CCAACTCAAGGCAGGATATCAGTTGGAGGAGAAGATTTAAGAACATTTGATAAAAGTGAATGGGCCCGTGTAGTCTcgatagtcaatcaa GAACCTGTTCTTTTCTCGGTTTCTGTTGGAGAAAACATCGCGTATGGCCTTCCGGATGAAAACGTGTCAAGAGATGATGTCATCGCAGCCGCCAAAGCCGCCAATGCTCATGATTTCATTATCTCACTCCCAGAG GGATATGATACCCTGGTTGGTGAAAGAGGAGGATTGCTAAGCGGGGGTCAAAGACAG AGAGTTGCTATTGCAAGGGCACTCCTGAAAAACGCTCCTATATTGATACTCGATGAG gcaACAAGTGCTTTGGATACAGTGAGTGAGCGATTAGTCCAAGATGCCCTCAACCAATTAATGAAAGGAAGAACAACATTAGTGATTGCTCATAGATTAAGCACAGTACAAAATGCGGACCAAATTGCCCTTTGTTCTCAAGGCAAAATTGCAGAGTTGGGGACTCATTCCGAGTTATTGGCTAAAAAGGGCGATTATGCTTCTCTTGTTTGCTCACAAAGGCTTgcatttgagtga
- the LOC111901689 gene encoding ABC transporter B family member 28 isoform X3: MNTIWEKVMSSLRAQIFGSVLIHKVEFFDRYKVGELTALLTSDLGSFKNIVSENISRDRGFRALTEVVGTMCLLFVLAPQLAPILGVLMLAVSTLVAVYKRSTVKVFKAYGLTQASIADCITETFSAIRTVRSFGGEKRQMSMFGNQVLSYQSSGIKLGVFKSINESITRVAVYVSLMALYILGGNKVKAGEMSVGTVASFIGYTFTLTFAVQGLVNTIGDLRGAFAATERINSILSSSEIDQALAYGLQKDIIQEKEGINNNLNMFLLNDQNDKRGSQNTRYMSSLTSGNSVRVLAQSGDICLEDVHFSYPLRPDVEVLNGLDLTLKCGSVTALVGSSGAGKSTIVQLLARFYEPTQGRISVGGEDLRTFDKSEWARVVSIVNQEPVLFSVSVGENIAYGLPDENVSRDDVIAAAKAANAHDFIISLPEGYDTLVGERGGLLSGGQRQRVAIARALLKNAPILILDEATSALDTVSERLVQDALNQLMKGRTTLVIAHRLSTVQNADQIALCSQGKIAELGTHSELLAKKGDYASLVCSQRLAFE; the protein is encoded by the exons ATGAACACGATTTGGGAGAAGGTTATGTCTAGCTTAAGAGCTCAAATATTTGGCAGCGTTTTGATTCACAAG GTGGAATTCTTTGACAGATACAAG GTTGGCGAACTCACTGCTTTATTGACATCTGATTTGGGTTCTTTTAAGAACATTGTGAGTGAGAACATTTCAAGAGATCGAGGTTTCAGGGCACTAACTGAG gtTGTTGGGACAATGTGCTTACTGTTTGTTCTTGCCCCTCAACTTGCACCAATTTTGGGTGTACTTATGCTTGCAGTATCTACTTTAGTTG CTGTATACAAACGATCAACTGTGAAAGTATTTAAAGCCTATGGGTTGACTCAAGCTTCAATAGCCGATTGTATCACTGAAACCTTTTCTGCCATCCGTACT GTAAGGTCATTCGGAGGAGAAAAACGTCAAATGTCAATGTTTGGCAACCAG GTTCTTTCTTATCAAAGCAGTGGCATCAAGCTTGGAGTGTTTAAATCTATCAATGAATCAATAACTAGAGTTGCAGTGTATGTATCTTTAATGGCTTTGTATATTCTTGGAGGAAACAAAGTGAAAGCG GGTGAGATGTCAGTGGGAACTGTGGCTTCTTTCATTGGATACACTTTCACATTAACATTTGCT GTTCAAGGACTTGTGAACACAATTGGGGATTTAAGGGGAGCTTTTGCAGCTACAGAAAGAATCAACTCTATCTTATCTAGCTCAGAAATCGATCAAGCCTTAGCTTATGGTTTACAAAAAGACATCATACAAGAAAAAGAGggaataaataataatttaaatatgtttttgttaAATGACCAAAATGATAAAAGGGGATCTCAAAACACAAGGTACATGTCATCCTTAACATCAGGAAACAGTGTTCGTGTTCTTGCACAATCTGGTGATATTTGTCTTGAAG ATGTGCATTTTTCTTATCCATTGAGGCCTGATGTGGAAGTACTTAATGGCCTTGATTTGACTTTAAAATGTGGAAGTGTTACTGCTTTAGTGGGGTCCAGTGGTGCTGGAAAGAGTACTATTGTACAGCTATTGGCAAGGTTTTATGAG CCAACTCAAGGCAGGATATCAGTTGGAGGAGAAGATTTAAGAACATTTGATAAAAGTGAATGGGCCCGTGTAGTCTcgatagtcaatcaa GAACCTGTTCTTTTCTCGGTTTCTGTTGGAGAAAACATCGCGTATGGCCTTCCGGATGAAAACGTGTCAAGAGATGATGTCATCGCAGCCGCCAAAGCCGCCAATGCTCATGATTTCATTATCTCACTCCCAGAG GGATATGATACCCTGGTTGGTGAAAGAGGAGGATTGCTAAGCGGGGGTCAAAGACAG AGAGTTGCTATTGCAAGGGCACTCCTGAAAAACGCTCCTATATTGATACTCGATGAG gcaACAAGTGCTTTGGATACAGTGAGTGAGCGATTAGTCCAAGATGCCCTCAACCAATTAATGAAAGGAAGAACAACATTAGTGATTGCTCATAGATTAAGCACAGTACAAAATGCGGACCAAATTGCCCTTTGTTCTCAAGGCAAAATTGCAGAGTTGGGGACTCATTCCGAGTTATTGGCTAAAAAGGGCGATTATGCTTCTCTTGTTTGCTCACAAAGGCTTgcatttgagtga